AGGATAATAAAAAGGAAATGGGGGTGATAGAAAAAAAACAACATGAAATTGCCCAGGACGCGGTTAAGGGCATGAAGGCTCCAGTTGACAAGGCAAAGGCTGTATCTGCAGGTGAAGATGAAAGAAATAAGGACTTAAAAAAAGCCTCAGAAAATTAACCGGCCTGAAATTAAAAAAAATACAACGGTTTAAAAGTCTCCCCGCTTTTGCATTTTATAAATGGCAGTAATTACTGTTCTTGTAATCCTATTTAATAAAATCAGAGAGGCATCTCATGCTTAAGAAAGCGGTGTTTTTTATTCCGATTTTTCTGTGCGGAATTCATCAGGATCCAGTATATGCTCTTCAACGTCTTGACGATAAGACTCTTAAAAAAATTCACGGTCAGGGAGGAGTTGAGATAGAAATCGATAATATGTCTATAAAGGCAGAAATAAGGGAGATGCGGTATACTGATACTGATGGAGCTTTTGATGGGAAACCTACTTCTGTATTTGTCTCAAATACAAGGACGTATCAGAGGTTTTATGCCATAAAGGATGAAACAGACAGAGAGGGGCTTCTCTATACTGCATACAATGACGAAAGGGTTTTGGGAGAATATGCAATAAAGTCATACACCGACACCAGAAATTTAAGAATTGACATTGTTGACGAGCTCCCGGTTCTGACGAAAATAAATAAATATAATCTTGGGGTTGATCTTAATCCCAATTTAAGGCGCAATCTTTCAGTTTCAGGCATCCTTTTGACCTTGCCAACGCTTGAAATAGTTGCCGATGCACCGGAATTCTCTATAGGGATCAGGCAGGAAGGCTCGTTTAACAATAACGCAGTTTTTTTTAGGTGTACTGGTTCAGGGAAAAGTGTTATGGCTATACTCAGTGGAAAAATAGAAATAGCTCCTCATTAACTTGATGCGATTATGGATGTTGAAACGTGGAAGGCATAAAAAAAAGAATTCTGATAATTGATGATGAACTCCAGATCAGGCTGATGCTGCGTCAGGCCATTGAAAAGGCAGGCTTTGAGGTCGATGATGCTCCTGATGGCAGAGAGGGTATAGATGCTTTCAAGAAAAAGAAAGCAGACCTTATTATTACAGATATAATTATGCCGGAAAAAGAAGGCATTGAAACTATAATGGCGTTTAAGAGGATTGATTCGGGTGTAAAGATAATTGCCATTTCAGGTGGAGGCAGAATACAGTCTGAGGATTATCTGAATATAGCTACCAAAGTTGGCGCATCTTTTTCATTTCCCAAACCTTTTTCGATCATAGAGCTGCTTGCCAAAATAAATGAACTGCTGAATATCCAATAATAATAGTATATTTCATTTTTTAGTTGCAACAATGAAAAAAAACGATTGACAAAGTGATCAGTAGCCTATAGTTTCGGCGGGTCTTGAACACGAAGGCTTCTTCGAGAGAAGGAGTTCTGAGTAGGTGGCCTAAAAGTCACTTCAAGCGAGAAGAAAAAGTAATAAAAACTTCTTGACAAGACCGAGTGGATAAAATAGTCTGCTCAAGTTTTTCAAGGGCAGGAAACTGTTTGCGAAATTTTTGGTTTGTAAGTTTGATCTTTGAAAACCTGGTAGTATAGAGTAGTGACAGCAGAGAGTAAAAGGATTAATTGGAGAGTTTGATCCTGGCTCAGAATGAACGCTGGCGGCGTGCTTAACACATGCAAGTCGTACGCGAAAGGCGCTTTCGGGTGCCGAGTAGAGTGGCGCACGGGTGAGTAACGCGTGGGTAATCTACCCTTGGATCTTGGATAACATATCGAAAGGTGTGCTAATACGGGATGAAGTCTATGTGAATGAGTTTATGTAGATGAAAGGCCGCGCAAGCGGTTGTCC
This genomic stretch from Desulforegula conservatrix Mb1Pa harbors:
- a CDS encoding DUF6160 family protein, producing the protein MLKKAVFFIPIFLCGIHQDPVYALQRLDDKTLKKIHGQGGVEIEIDNMSIKAEIREMRYTDTDGAFDGKPTSVFVSNTRTYQRFYAIKDETDREGLLYTAYNDERVLGEYAIKSYTDTRNLRIDIVDELPVLTKINKYNLGVDLNPNLRRNLSVSGILLTLPTLEIVADAPEFSIGIRQEGSFNNNAVFFRCTGSGKSVMAILSGKIEIAPH
- a CDS encoding response regulator transcription factor, producing MEGIKKRILIIDDELQIRLMLRQAIEKAGFEVDDAPDGREGIDAFKKKKADLIITDIIMPEKEGIETIMAFKRIDSGVKIIAISGGGRIQSEDYLNIATKVGASFSFPKPFSIIELLAKINELLNIQ